One segment of candidate division WOR-3 bacterium DNA contains the following:
- the sfsA gene encoding DNA/RNA nuclease SfsA has product MNFISGKFLKRLNRFTCECLVNSKKVKAYLPNPGRLWELLLTNRILYLKKSNKKDNLPYVVYGVKKDNQFVLLHTNYTNKIVEKLIKEKKIRSLRDFKIIKREVKVNNHRIDFLLKRKNKKIYLEVKSVTLFKDRLAMFPDAPTERGRKHLSFLSKNKGMVLFVVYSPKVFYFLPDFHTDFSFSQTLYQLKDRIKIKAISLKVDEELNYQFVRELKIPWKIFKKEAKDRGVYLIVGELKRAKKISIGKLKKIKFKKGFYIYVGKAMNNLSKRIERHLQRDKKKRWHIDYLINYLTNLKPIPIRTSQNLECSLAKDIKKIANLFIRDFGCSDCQCDSHLFYFKKSPFTQEKFVNLILKYRLGRLISTI; this is encoded by the coding sequence ATGAATTTTATTAGTGGTAAATTCCTTAAAAGATTAAATCGTTTTACTTGTGAATGTCTTGTAAACAGCAAAAAGGTGAAAGCCTACTTACCTAATCCCGGAAGGCTTTGGGAGCTTTTATTAACTAATCGAATTTTATATCTTAAAAAATCTAATAAAAAAGATAATTTACCTTATGTGGTCTATGGTGTTAAAAAGGATAATCAATTTGTTTTATTACATACCAATTATACTAACAAAATTGTTGAAAAACTGATTAAAGAAAAAAAGATAAGAAGTTTAAGGGATTTTAAAATAATAAAAAGAGAAGTAAAAGTTAATAATCACCGAATAGATTTTCTTTTAAAAAGAAAGAATAAAAAAATATATTTAGAAGTTAAATCAGTTACTTTATTTAAAGATAGACTGGCAATGTTTCCTGATGCGCCAACCGAAAGAGGAAGAAAGCATTTATCTTTTCTAAGTAAAAATAAAGGTATGGTCTTATTTGTTGTCTATTCACCAAAGGTTTTTTATTTTCTACCAGATTTTCATACCGATTTTTCCTTTTCCCAAACCCTTTATCAATTGAAGGATAGAATAAAAATTAAGGCAATTAGTCTAAAAGTAGATGAAGAATTAAATTATCAATTTGTTAGGGAACTAAAAATCCCTTGGAAAATATTTAAAAAGGAAGCAAAAGATAGGGGAGTTTATTTGATTGTTGGAGAACTAAAAAGAGCAAAGAAAATTTCTATTGGCAAATTAAAAAAGATAAAATTTAAAAAAGGTTTTTATATCTATGTTGGTAAGGCAATGAATAATTTAAGTAAAAGAATAGAAAGACATTTACAAAGAGATAAGAAGAAAAGATGGCATATTGACTATTTAATAAATTATTTAACCAATTTAAAACCGATACCAATCAGAACTTCCCAAAATTTAGAATGTTCTCTGGCAAAAGATATAAAGAAAATTGCTAACCTCTTTATCAGAGATTTTGGCTGTAGTGATTGTCAATGTGATAGCCATCTCTTTTATTTTAAAAAGAGCCCTTTTACCCAAGAAAAATTTGTTAACTTGATTTTAAAATATCGCCTTGGGCGGCTGATATCAACAATTTGA
- a CDS encoding acyl-CoA dehydratase activase translates to MKVIGIDIGAANTKGVLFDKEKKEIIDYQVLPTEFQPKKVSQIIIEKLKDKNNYPIITTGVGRNLIEHQASLTEITAIAKGINFLSSEVRTIIDIGGEDIKIIKIDNKGKVIDFIMNDRCASGTGRFFANLIKALGITFEEFNRKVLEYKNPSLISHLCVVMVESEVLSKIYQGEEISNVLFGVCLAVAKRIVSLAQGIKIEKKVALTGGGAKNLGLKKALEILLGEELNIPQEPLIVAALGAALSFDG, encoded by the coding sequence ATGAAAGTTATCGGCATTGATATTGGTGCGGCAAACACAAAAGGCGTTTTATTTGATAAAGAGAAAAAAGAAATTATTGATTACCAAGTTTTGCCAACCGAGTTTCAGCCCAAAAAAGTTAGCCAAATAATTATTGAGAAATTAAAAGATAAAAATAATTACCCAATTATTACCACCGGTGTAGGCAGAAATTTAATTGAACATCAGGCTTCTCTTACGGAAATTACCGCCATTGCCAAGGGAATAAATTTCTTATCTTCCGAGGTAAGAACAATTATTGATATTGGTGGCGAAGATATTAAAATTATTAAAATTGATAACAAAGGGAAGGTGATCGATTTTATTATGAATGACCGCTGTGCTTCGGGAACAGGTCGATTTTTTGCTAATCTTATTAAAGCCTTAGGAATTACCTTTGAAGAATTCAACAGAAAAGTCTTAGAATACAAAAATCCTTCACTAATTTCCCATTTATGTGTGGTGATGGTGGAATCCGAGGTTCTTTCAAAAATTTACCAAGGCGAAGAAATCAGTAATGTGCTTTTTGGTGTTTGTCTTGCGGTTGCCAAGAGAATTGTTAGTTTGGCACAAGGAATAAAAATTGAAAAGAAAGTTGCCCTTACTGGTGGCGGTGCCAAAAATCTCGGATTAAAAAAGGCGTTAGAAATCCTTTTGGGCGAAGAATTAAATATTCCTCAAGAACCTTTAATTGTTGCTGCCTTAGGAGCAGCCTTATCTTTTGATGGATAA
- a CDS encoding helix-turn-helix domain-containing protein — MDKKLFAILKNFGLTNYEAEVYSALLRVDKAKVSDLAEMVSVPRPQIYLILKRLIDLGLCTEKKGKIKYYSSLPPSIGLRYLLEKEEKELKNKFSLIKELEKIYKQRENKKKSLEFIEVIKGESGREYLISLLKNAQKEVLVFCKYVLRKTQERLKKSYNMEMVVLKNKVQVRCLYEKSFFNDPDIFPYIKKLIENGEKARVIDYLPMNMTVIDEKSATFSLLGEDEEDVVIFYLNHPALVTLMKAGFEYYWQKGKEVDLKKEEK; from the coding sequence ATGGATAAGAAATTATTTGCGATATTAAAAAATTTTGGTTTAACAAATTATGAGGCGGAAGTTTATAGTGCTTTATTAAGGGTAGATAAGGCAAAGGTATCGGATTTAGCAGAAATGGTATCGGTTCCTCGTCCCCAGATTTATCTTATTTTAAAAAGATTGATTGATTTAGGATTGTGTACCGAAAAGAAGGGAAAGATAAAATATTATTCTTCTCTTCCACCGAGTATTGGACTTCGTTATCTTTTAGAAAAAGAAGAAAAAGAGTTGAAAAATAAGTTTTCTTTGATAAAAGAGTTAGAAAAAATTTATAAACAAAGGGAAAATAAGAAGAAATCTTTGGAATTTATTGAAGTGATTAAAGGAGAATCGGGAAGGGAATATTTAATCTCCTTGTTAAAGAATGCTCAAAAAGAAGTGCTGGTTTTCTGTAAGTATGTTTTGAGAAAAACCCAAGAGCGATTGAAAAAATCCTATAATATGGAAATGGTAGTATTGAAAAATAAAGTCCAAGTCCGTTGTCTTTATGAAAAAAGTTTCTTTAATGACCCTGATATTTTCCCTTATATTAAAAAATTGATAGAAAATGGAGAAAAGGCAAGGGTTATTGATTATTTACCGATGAATATGACGGTGATTGATGAGAAGAGCGCCACATTCTCTTTGTTGGGAGAAGATGAAGAGGATGTGGTTATTTTTTATCTTAACCATCCTGCTTTGGTAACATTGATGAAAGCCGGATTTGAATATTATTGGCAAAAAGGTAAAGAAGTTGATTTAAAAAAGGAGGAAAAATGA
- a CDS encoding CRTAC1 family protein — MRKLLILLFYLVIFAQEIRFRDVARELGINVSGGLGACCAFFDYNNDDYLDILFNPGNRIYLFRNNYGLNFTNVTDSAGLSNYEFRNLVIGDYNNDGYLDILANSHGSNCYLFRNNGNGTFTEIASLSGLTIGGYRSLFLDYNRDGLLDVLIIGGQVSYLYRQENNHFQIVHTFIGGNTGTAFDYNNDFYPDIYIGRNGENKLYKNVNGDTFLDVTNIAGVGNTGSTQGVVSGDFDNDGDLDLYLTNISGGLNALYVNQGNGTFVNRTNFYGVGDVGDGRTCDIIDFNNDRLFDIFSTNHVYPNRLFRNMGYNAPFYNVAGLVNIAQPQDIFASSWGDFDNDGDLDAFLVGHFGDGYALMRDSGGNYFHYLKVKLVGRQSNRAGIGSKIYLFKNDTCQMIEISGGSGQDGHNPLIAHFGLGNNDNIDSLIVLWQSGERTRILSLPVDTMLTIFEPLTEIKERVKLAKEDKVFGIYDITGKKINNLNKRGIYFILKKGEVKKLIKR, encoded by the coding sequence ATGAGAAAATTATTAATCTTGCTATTTTATTTAGTAATCTTTGCCCAAGAAATTAGATTTCGGGATGTCGCAAGAGAATTGGGAATAAATGTCTCCGGTGGATTAGGTGCCTGTTGTGCCTTTTTTGATTACAATAATGACGATTACTTGGATATCCTTTTTAATCCTGGAAATAGAATCTATCTATTCAGAAATAATTACGGATTAAATTTTACTAATGTTACTGATTCCGCAGGTTTAAGTAATTATGAATTTAGGAATCTCGTAATTGGCGATTATAATAATGATGGCTATTTAGATATTTTAGCCAATTCGCACGGAAGTAATTGTTATCTTTTTAGAAACAACGGAAATGGCACTTTTACGGAAATTGCCTCTTTATCAGGTCTAACAATCGGTGGTTATCGCTCATTATTTTTAGATTATAATCGGGATGGTCTTTTAGATGTTTTAATTATTGGTGGACAAGTAAGTTATCTTTATCGACAAGAGAATAACCATTTTCAAATAGTCCATACTTTTATTGGTGGTAATACAGGAACTGCCTTTGATTATAACAACGATTTTTATCCCGATATCTATATCGGTAGAAATGGTGAGAATAAATTATATAAAAATGTTAATGGTGATACTTTTCTTGATGTTACCAATATCGCTGGTGTCGGTAATACCGGCAGTACGCAAGGAGTGGTTAGTGGTGATTTTGATAATGATGGCGATTTAGATTTGTATTTAACAAATATAAGCGGTGGTTTAAATGCCTTATATGTAAATCAAGGGAATGGCACTTTTGTTAACCGAACAAATTTTTATGGTGTCGGTGATGTTGGCGATGGCAGAACCTGTGATATAATTGATTTTAATAATGACCGCCTGTTTGATATCTTTTCCACAAACCATGTTTATCCCAATCGTCTTTTTAGAAATATGGGTTATAATGCTCCCTTTTATAATGTTGCTGGTTTAGTGAATATCGCTCAACCGCAAGATATCTTTGCTAGTAGTTGGGGTGATTTTGATAATGATGGTGATTTGGATGCCTTTTTAGTAGGTCATTTTGGAGATGGTTATGCCTTGATGAGAGATAGTGGCGGAAATTATTTTCATTATTTAAAAGTGAAACTTGTTGGCAGACAGAGCAATCGGGCAGGAATTGGTAGTAAAATCTATCTCTTTAAAAATGATACTTGTCAAATGATTGAAATTTCCGGTGGCAGTGGTCAAGATGGTCACAATCCATTAATTGCCCATTTTGGTTTAGGAAATAATGATAATATTGATTCTTTAATTGTCCTCTGGCAAAGTGGCGAAAGAACCAGAATTTTATCTTTACCAGTTGACACAATGCTAACAATTTTTGAGCCATTGACGGAAATAAAAGAAAGAGTAAAATTAGCAAAGGAAGATAAGGTGTTTGGTATTTATGATATTACGGGCAAAAAAATAAATAATCTTAATAAAAGAGGAATTTACTTTATCTTAAAAAAAGGCGAAGTTAAAAAGTTAATAAAGAGGTGA
- a CDS encoding DUF1648 domain-containing protein produces MRKISIIILILTILSFLIGSYFYPKMPEKMASHWNQYGEVDGYSNKFWGTFLIPFILLLMFLLYLLIPKIDPLKNNIIKFINYYDTFFLIFFIFLIAVYLFMLLWNINIKINPNRFFPIGLGILFIYVGILLKYAQRNWFVGIRTPWTLSSDYVWQKTHLLGSKLFIFAGIISLFGFFFLRYSYLFVLIPIISFSLFLIIYSYFLYQKEAR; encoded by the coding sequence ATGAGGAAAATATCTATTATCATTTTAATTCTCACGATTTTATCCTTTCTTATCGGCAGTTATTTTTATCCTAAAATGCCTGAAAAAATGGCAAGCCATTGGAACCAATATGGAGAAGTAGATGGTTATTCCAATAAATTTTGGGGAACCTTTCTCATTCCTTTTATTCTTCTTTTAATGTTTCTTCTTTATCTTCTCATTCCCAAAATTGACCCATTAAAAAATAATATCATAAAATTTATTAATTATTATGATACCTTCTTTTTAATATTTTTTATCTTCTTAATTGCGGTTTATCTTTTTATGCTTTTATGGAATATAAATATCAAAATTAATCCCAACCGATTTTTTCCAATTGGTTTAGGAATCCTTTTTATATATGTTGGTATCTTACTGAAATACGCCCAGAGGAATTGGTTTGTGGGAATAAGAACACCTTGGACATTAAGTAGTGATTATGTCTGGCAGAAAACCCATTTATTAGGAAGCAAACTTTTTATATTTGCTGGAATTATTAGTCTTTTTGGCTTTTTCTTTTTAAGATATTCTTATCTCTTTGTTTTAATTCCGATTATTAGTTTTTCTCTTTTTTTAATTATCTATTCCTATTTCCTTTATCAAAAAGAAGCAAGATGA
- a CDS encoding T9SS type A sorting domain-containing protein, whose translation MNLFLTILFLFNLNIDFNQGLLTENPVPSQPIMLNPCFSSSPLSITNEKIFAVPKRESLNLSLLGEYNLAGGYVNMSGWQVKPYQNHILYSSGGGFYIFSCQESLVKVGEVSGPGYIFDFEIRDTLIYCASADIGLVIFNFSNISQARWIKSLYLPFNHPTSNPQFGWGATGIALKDSFAFITTRAGGLYVVNIADPLNPRIVAYEATFDWLMDVNIKDTLAYVTNYAPGDTAGFIIYNIKNPLNPTIVSYLGSGVRRGMRFCIKDTFAYVGARYYGFYIINIADPRNPRLVANPTDLLEVQNVNVINFGDTIYAYVNDINGLAIYNVSNPANPSLITQMNVRSTAVSFDLVQRRLYNQALAGATLYDITYPYNPQLINYYLYLGNPYYLTVHNNLAYLYDGYGCLRILDISQQNKIREIAWYDKYLESIPSGSWLAQIGGMFYQNNYIYLIVRGFPWFCYLAIVDVSNPNNPQWVGTRMWRGYAGGNQFYVEDTLAFVPLALSGQTYLKILNIRSPARIIEVGNYYWSTWAALEISKYDSLLLMAGGYDPMGGTQQTFRDLGILNISDLQNPILITEYTTPNQCRGVDKFGYVPIIAVADWDAGVHLINIANPSSPQIIGTVDFEGLVEDVHIGREVVFCGSDNLFNAIKTDAGQNPRLYGYYDLKAKFGYGGSVTDVWSKEDEYGYCTTYGGFFIFYTGLVGLKEEISKDNRLRINESGVYSITISDITGRIVAKEKRSLKGGEILSFPKMKKGIYFLKIEGKEKITRKIVIIN comes from the coding sequence ATGAATCTATTCTTAACTATTTTATTTTTATTTAATTTAAATATTGATTTTAATCAAGGTCTTCTAACGGAAAATCCAGTTCCTTCTCAACCGATAATGTTAAATCCCTGCTTTTCTTCTTCTCCTTTATCAATAACTAATGAAAAAATTTTTGCTGTCCCAAAACGAGAATCCCTTAATCTTTCTCTTCTCGGTGAATATAATCTTGCTGGTGGCTATGTGAATATGAGCGGTTGGCAGGTAAAGCCTTATCAAAACCATATCCTTTATTCTTCTGGTGGTGGTTTTTATATCTTTTCTTGCCAAGAGAGTTTAGTGAAAGTTGGTGAGGTCTCTGGTCCGGGTTATATCTTTGATTTTGAGATTAGAGATACTTTAATCTATTGTGCCAGTGCCGATATCGGTTTAGTAATCTTTAATTTTAGTAATATTAGCCAAGCCCGTTGGATAAAGAGTCTTTATCTTCCTTTTAATCACCCTACTTCTAATCCTCAATTTGGTTGGGGAGCAACCGGTATTGCCTTGAAAGATAGTTTTGCCTTTATTACTACTCGTGCTGGTGGTCTCTATGTTGTTAATATTGCTGACCCATTAAATCCAAGAATTGTTGCTTATGAAGCCACTTTTGATTGGTTAATGGATGTTAATATTAAAGACACCTTGGCTTATGTTACCAATTATGCTCCAGGAGATACTGCTGGTTTTATTATTTACAATATCAAAAATCCATTAAATCCAACAATTGTCTCTTATCTTGGTAGCGGTGTTCGTAGGGGAATGAGATTCTGTATAAAAGATACCTTTGCTTATGTGGGAGCAAGATATTATGGTTTTTATATTATCAATATTGCTGATCCAAGAAATCCAAGATTGGTTGCTAATCCAACAGATTTATTAGAAGTGCAAAATGTGAATGTGATAAATTTTGGTGATACGATATATGCCTATGTAAACGATATAAACGGTTTGGCAATTTATAATGTCTCTAATCCTGCTAATCCGTCATTAATTACTCAAATGAATGTTCGTTCAACTGCGGTTTCTTTTGACCTTGTCCAAAGAAGACTTTATAACCAGGCATTAGCCGGTGCCACTCTTTATGATATTACCTATCCTTATAATCCACAACTTATTAACTATTATCTCTATTTAGGAAATCCATATTATTTAACAGTTCACAATAATCTTGCTTATCTCTATGATGGTTATGGTTGTTTAAGGATTTTAGATATCTCGCAGCAAAACAAGATAAGGGAAATTGCTTGGTATGATAAATATTTAGAATCAATACCATCGGGAAGTTGGCTTGCTCAGATTGGTGGTATGTTCTATCAAAATAATTATATCTATCTAATTGTTCGGGGTTTTCCTTGGTTCTGTTATTTAGCAATTGTTGATGTTTCCAATCCCAATAATCCGCAATGGGTTGGCACAAGGATGTGGCGAGGTTATGCGGGTGGTAATCAATTTTATGTGGAAGATACTCTGGCATTTGTTCCTTTGGCATTAAGTGGTCAAACTTATTTAAAGATTTTAAATATTAGAAGTCCAGCAAGAATAATAGAGGTTGGCAATTATTATTGGTCAACTTGGGCAGCCTTAGAAATTTCTAAATATGACTCCCTATTATTAATGGCAGGTGGTTATGACCCAATGGGTGGCACACAACAAACATTTCGGGATTTGGGAATTTTAAATATTAGTGATTTACAAAACCCAATTTTGATAACCGAATATACGACACCGAATCAATGTCGGGGAGTTGATAAATTTGGTTATGTACCAATAATTGCGGTTGCTGATTGGGATGCGGGAGTTCATTTAATAAATATTGCTAATCCTTCTTCTCCGCAAATTATTGGAACAGTTGATTTTGAAGGTTTGGTAGAAGATGTTCATATTGGAAGGGAAGTGGTCTTTTGCGGCAGTGATAATCTTTTTAACGCAATCAAAACTGATGCCGGTCAAAATCCAAGATTGTATGGCTATTATGATTTAAAAGCAAAATTTGGTTATGGTGGAAGTGTTACTGATGTTTGGTCAAAAGAAGATGAATATGGTTATTGCACTACTTACGGAGGCTTCTTTATCTTTTATACTGGTTTAGTTGGATTAAAAGAAGAAATTTCTAAAGATAATAGATTGCGAATAAATGAATCAGGCGTTTATTCTATTACTATTTCTGATATTACTGGAAGAATTGTTGCTAAAGAGAAAAGAAGTTTAAAAGGTGGTGAAATCCTATCTTTTCCTAAAATGAAAAAAGGTATCTACTTCTTAAAAATTGAGGGCAAAGAAAAGATAACAAGAAAGATAGTAATAATTAATTGA
- a CDS encoding electron transfer flavoprotein subunit alpha/FixB family protein — protein sequence MKEIIVFIEHRFSEILSNSFDALGFAYKWQELSGSEISCLVLTSEEKKGIFNNLKDAVNKIYLIKNKLLEDYHPELYLKVIKDFLKEKENYLLVFGQTSNAYELAPSLAVELSIPVVTDINGIEKTNDEINFIRYFYGGKVCGKIEINEFDKKPLILTIQSGSFKFERKEINSEIIEKEISLDIEKNIDILEYKKEEAEEVDITKADIVIGIGRGLRDKKNLPMVEELAKKLNGVLAGSRPAIDAGWLSKDRQVGSSGKTVKPKLYLALGISGAFQHIVGMKNSDLIIAINKDPNAPIFSVSHYGIVEDLTKIVPALLKKL from the coding sequence ATGAAGGAAATAATTGTTTTTATTGAACACCGCTTTTCGGAAATATTATCTAACAGTTTTGATGCCTTAGGTTTTGCTTATAAATGGCAAGAATTATCAGGTAGTGAGATATCCTGTTTGGTTTTAACATCCGAAGAAAAGAAAGGTATTTTTAATAATTTAAAAGATGCTGTAAATAAAATCTATCTAATTAAAAATAAACTTTTAGAAGATTATCATCCGGAATTATATTTAAAAGTTATAAAAGATTTCTTAAAAGAAAAAGAGAATTATTTATTGGTTTTTGGTCAGACAAGTAATGCCTATGAATTGGCACCTTCCTTAGCAGTAGAACTTTCTATTCCAGTAGTTACCGATATCAATGGCATAGAAAAAACTAATGACGAAATAAATTTTATTCGTTATTTTTATGGCGGTAAGGTCTGCGGAAAAATTGAGATTAATGAGTTTGATAAAAAGCCTTTAATTCTTACTATCCAAAGTGGTAGTTTTAAATTTGAAAGAAAAGAGATAAATTCAGAAATAATTGAAAAAGAGATAAGTTTAGATATTGAGAAAAATATTGATATCTTAGAATATAAAAAAGAAGAGGCAGAGGAGGTAGACATTACCAAAGCCGATATTGTTATCGGTATTGGTCGTGGTTTGCGTGATAAAAAGAATTTGCCAATGGTTGAAGAGTTAGCCAAAAAATTGAACGGTGTTTTAGCAGGTTCAAGACCAGCGATTGATGCTGGTTGGCTATCAAAAGATCGACAAGTAGGCTCATCAGGAAAGACTGTCAAGCCAAAATTATATCTTGCCTTAGGAATCTCCGGTGCCTTTCAACATATTGTCGGTATGAAAAATTCTGATTTAATAATTGCGATAAATAAAGATCCAAATGCTCCGATTTTTTCTGTCAGCCATTATGGAATTGTTGAAGATTTGACAAAAATTGTTCCCGCCTTATTAAAGAAATTATAA
- a CDS encoding electron transfer flavoprotein subunit beta/FixA family protein, whose protein sequence is MKIIVCIKSCPETAESDIKLTPDKKDIIRDKLVYTINEADNYALETALILKEKYGGEITLITFGDKKSDEILRMGFAKGADYGIRIEEEKEIKDPLLIAQILASVIKNLSFDLILTGVTSSDNSYGITNIALARYLNLPFTTLVKKVEKEDNFLLIERELEGGLIEKRKIKLPSLLTIQTGIYPLRYASILAIKRATSKEIKLIKLSELNWEMKENILLKEYFIPKSERETVFIKGSEDEIADNLIKILKEKGIL, encoded by the coding sequence ATGAAAATTATTGTCTGTATAAAAAGTTGTCCGGAAACAGCTGAATCTGATATTAAATTAACTCCTGATAAAAAAGATATTATCCGTGATAAATTAGTTTACACGATAAACGAAGCCGATAATTATGCCTTAGAGACTGCGTTAATCTTAAAAGAGAAATACGGTGGTGAAATTACTTTAATTACTTTCGGTGATAAGAAAAGTGATGAAATATTAAGGATGGGCTTTGCCAAAGGTGCTGATTACGGAATTAGGATTGAGGAAGAAAAAGAGATAAAAGACCCTTTATTAATTGCCCAAATTTTAGCCTCAGTAATTAAAAACCTCAGTTTTGATTTGATTTTAACCGGTGTCACAAGTAGTGATAATAGTTACGGAATTACTAATATTGCTTTGGCAAGATATTTAAACCTTCCTTTTACTACCTTGGTTAAAAAAGTTGAAAAGGAAGATAATTTTCTATTAATTGAAAGAGAATTGGAAGGTGGTTTAATTGAAAAGAGAAAAATAAAACTTCCATCTCTTTTGACAATTCAAACTGGTATTTATCCATTAAGATATGCTTCAATTTTGGCAATCAAAAGGGCAACCAGTAAAGAGATTAAATTGATAAAATTATCTGAACTCAATTGGGAAATGAAAGAAAATATCTTATTAAAAGAATATTTTATTCCGAAAAGCGAAAGAGAGACAGTATTTATTAAAGGAAGTGAAGATGAAATTGCTGATAATTTAATAAAGATATTAAAAGAAAAAGGAATATTATGA
- the guaA gene encoding glutamine-hydrolyzing GMP synthase: MDKIFVDKILILDFGGQYTHLISRRIRELGVYTEILPGNISFSKIAKNNFKGIILSGGPSSVYKKDSPKVDKEILKKGIPILGICYGHQLIAYLLGGKIEKGKAGEYGLTELRIIKRSPLFEGLAKKEIVWMNHRDVVKTLPKDFEIIAETEYSKIAAYQNLEKKIFGVQFHPEVSHTKKGKEILKNFVFKICQVKKEWQTKRMIEIIKREIKNEIGNKKAILALSGGIDSLVAAILVNSVIKNNLLSVYVDTGLMRKEDKEIIKRFSREYKFKLKIINAQKEFFKNLKGIVNPEEKRKIIGKIFIKIFERIAKKMNCDILIQGTIYSDRIESGQTRYSSKIKSHHNVGGLPKRSFLKIYEPLRNLYKDEVRNIAKILRIPKEIIKRHVFPGPGFAVRIIGEVTPKKVAIVKKATEIIEEELKRVGYYHKVWMAFPVLLSIKSVGIQGDKRSYKYPIVIRVVESQDAMTANFTKIPYSILEKISQRLTNEIKEINRVVYDITNKPPATMEWE; encoded by the coding sequence ATGGATAAAATATTTGTTGATAAAATATTAATTTTAGATTTTGGCGGACAATATACCCATTTGATTAGTAGGAGAATAAGAGAACTGGGAGTTTATACCGAAATTTTGCCAGGAAATATATCCTTTTCCAAAATAGCAAAGAATAATTTTAAAGGCATCATCTTATCCGGTGGACCTTCTTCGGTTTATAAAAAGGATTCGCCAAAAGTTGATAAAGAAATTTTAAAAAAAGGAATTCCGATTTTAGGCATCTGTTATGGCCATCAGTTAATTGCCTATCTTTTGGGCGGTAAGATTGAAAAAGGGAAGGCCGGAGAATATGGTTTAACAGAATTAAGGATTATTAAAAGAAGTCCTTTATTTGAAGGTTTAGCAAAAAAAGAGATAGTCTGGATGAATCATCGGGATGTCGTAAAAACTTTACCAAAAGATTTTGAAATTATTGCTGAAACCGAATATTCTAAAATTGCTGCCTATCAAAATTTAGAAAAGAAAATCTTTGGTGTCCAATTCCATCCCGAAGTCTCGCACACTAAAAAGGGAAAAGAGATATTGAAAAATTTCGTATTCAAAATCTGCCAAGTTAAAAAGGAATGGCAAACAAAAAGAATGATAGAAATAATAAAAAGGGAAATAAAAAATGAGATTGGCAATAAGAAGGCTATTCTTGCTCTTTCTGGTGGTATTGATTCGCTCGTGGCAGCAATTTTAGTAAATAGTGTGATTAAAAATAATCTTCTTTCTGTTTATGTTGATACTGGCTTAATGCGGAAGGAAGATAAAGAGATAATCAAAAGATTTTCCCGAGAATATAAATTTAAATTAAAAATAATTAATGCCCAAAAGGAATTTTTTAAAAATCTAAAAGGAATAGTAAATCCGGAAGAAAAAAGGAAAATAATTGGCAAAATATTTATTAAGATTTTTGAAAGAATAGCCAAAAAAATGAATTGTGATATTTTAATTCAGGGAACTATCTATTCCGATAGGATTGAAAGTGGACAAACAAGATATTCTTCAAAGATAAAGTCCCACCATAATGTTGGTGGCTTGCCGAAAAGAAGTTTTTTAAAAATTTATGAACCTTTAAGAAATCTCTACAAAGATGAAGTAAGGAATATCGCCAAGATATTAAGAATCCCAAAAGAAATAATCAAAAGGCATGTCTTTCCTGGTCCTGGTTTCGCAGTAAGAATTATTGGCGAAGTAACTCCCAAAAAAGTAGCAATTGTCAAGAAAGCAACAGAAATTATTGAAGAAGAATTAAAAAGGGTGGGTTATTACCATAAGGTTTGGATGGCTTTTCCGGTATTGTTATCAATAAAATCGGTTGGTATTCAAGGCGATAAAAGAAGTTATAAATACCCAATTGTGATAAGAGTTGTTGAATCACAAGATGCGATGACCGCCAACTTTACAAAAATCCCTTATTCTATCTTAGAAAAAATTTCTCAGAGATTGACAAATGAGATAAAAGAGATTAACCGAGTTGTTTATGATATTACTAATAAACCACCAGCAACAATGGAATGGGAATAA